Proteins encoded together in one Bacteroidales bacterium window:
- the porU gene encoding type IX secretion system sortase PorU: protein MRKLYFFIIIFSSPAMMLPSAALAQERSYMISDSIRWQPPKNLFPGHSLFFFEGAVNHDSLGFLPVYYYSIPKAYTGKISAISIFDGVFEPLETEDLSMFPDIDLISAEPVIILSTSQNRKIPTQSLYLLPLRKATGKGSFEKLVSFKLKIDLQDDHEQATARSTILRGYTDNSVLSKGNWYRFAVRETGIYRISYQDLAGMGINPDQVDPRNIRIYGNGSGMLEEANSLPRTDDLMENAIFIEGETDGSFDSGDYILFYGESPVSISYNAFFLKYEHEVNFYTDKTFYFLTLGDGPGKRVQQGNPVVEEPTHEVYNFEDITYYEKDELNLIKSGKIWYGEVFNTQLEHFFQFDLKGIDLAEPLYLKVSLAGRSTTNTVFNVFAEGGQVAELSLPSIVLSSSIYARAISSNYELFYAQDENVEVGISFEKPGSIDVGWLNYIDLNYIRHLNFTGSQLSFRDMRPVGAGNITRYHIQTSIQGLTIWEVSKPGSIIIPTVSAESGGISIKIPSDTLKEFIVFDGTQFFTPEFIEKVENQNLHNLQPVDLVIVTYPLFLEQAHRLADYHRQWDGMTVHVVTPQQIYNEFSSGAQDVSAIRDFMKMSYDRAERGQEPRYLLLFGDASYDYKNLTAKDNNMVPAYQSRESLKSGASFVTDDFFGCLDADEGSNGSGTMDIGIGRFPVQSVEEAEAMVDKTFHYMMPDRENYGPWRNSIVYIGDDEDNNIHLGQAEGLGLITDSLGPVYNVNKIYLDAYQQMQTQSGIRIPDANAAIDKAVNDGCLIINYTGHGGETGWAIEKVLNIPAIQSYKNLTHMPAFVTATCEFSRYDDPGLVSAGELVFLNTEGAGIGLFTTTRQAYSQSNYALNKRFYYEAFVIDSLSGEYPRMGDLIRVAKTPSNQNIKNFVLLGDPALMLAYPKMRVRTDSIMNEGNGRRVDTLQALSRVTISGHVEDLLGNKLVGYNGVLYPSVYDKPVRYKTRGNDPTSKIVDFYIQDKVIYKGEISITNGEFSFTFVVPLDISYQFGEGKISYYALDTFNLTDAHGYDPVWIGGSDSLAIADESGPSIELYLNTISFISGDITTPDPLLIARLYDESGINTVGNGIGHDLVAIVDGNYQEPLILNDHFTPETDSYQKGQILYRLGPLPNGTHTLTLKAWDVLNNSSEKTIEFQVNVGARLAISNVYNYPNPFREGTNFIFEHNKPGSTLDVTVRIYNLTGQQVTTLQYSFPTESTQSGSLYWNGRDASGNELPAGLYVYHLQVESDDGYLSSTSQKFLHFK, encoded by the coding sequence ATGCGTAAATTATACTTTTTCATCATTATATTTTCATCGCCTGCCATGATGCTTCCTTCGGCGGCACTGGCACAGGAACGGTCTTACATGATAAGCGACAGCATCCGGTGGCAGCCCCCGAAGAATCTTTTCCCCGGTCATTCGCTCTTCTTTTTTGAGGGAGCTGTGAACCACGACAGCCTTGGATTTTTACCGGTATATTATTACAGCATTCCTAAAGCATATACTGGTAAAATATCTGCAATAAGTATTTTTGACGGAGTTTTTGAGCCACTGGAAACAGAGGATTTGTCGATGTTTCCGGATATTGATCTTATCAGCGCAGAGCCGGTGATCATCTTATCAACTTCACAAAACCGGAAAATACCAACACAGTCTTTATATCTTCTTCCGTTGCGGAAGGCTACCGGAAAGGGAAGCTTTGAAAAGCTGGTTTCATTTAAATTAAAGATCGATCTGCAAGATGATCACGAACAGGCAACGGCCAGAAGCACCATTTTGAGGGGCTACACGGATAATTCGGTTCTCAGTAAGGGCAACTGGTACCGTTTTGCCGTCAGGGAAACAGGTATTTACAGGATATCTTACCAGGATTTGGCGGGAATGGGCATCAATCCCGACCAGGTCGATCCGCGGAACATCCGGATATATGGAAACGGGAGCGGTATGCTGGAAGAAGCCAACTCACTTCCAAGAACTGATGACCTGATGGAAAACGCGATTTTTATCGAGGGTGAAACAGATGGTAGTTTTGATTCCGGGGATTATATTCTCTTCTACGGTGAGAGCCCGGTTTCAATTTCATATAACGCCTTTTTCCTCAAGTATGAGCATGAAGTTAATTTCTACACCGATAAAACTTTCTACTTCCTTACCCTTGGTGACGGTCCCGGGAAGCGCGTGCAGCAAGGAAACCCTGTTGTTGAAGAGCCAACGCATGAGGTTTATAATTTTGAAGATATTACTTATTATGAAAAGGACGAATTAAACCTGATCAAATCGGGTAAAATCTGGTATGGGGAAGTTTTTAATACACAGCTTGAGCATTTTTTCCAGTTTGACCTGAAAGGTATTGACCTGGCGGAGCCTTTATATCTTAAGGTAAGTCTTGCCGGAAGATCAACCACCAACACCGTTTTCAATGTATTTGCAGAAGGTGGCCAGGTTGCCGAACTCAGTCTTCCCTCCATTGTATTGAGCTCATCAATCTATGCCAGGGCGATCAGTTCAAATTATGAATTATTTTATGCACAGGACGAAAACGTTGAAGTGGGTATTTCATTTGAAAAACCTGGGAGTATTGATGTTGGCTGGTTGAATTATATTGATCTCAATTATATCCGCCACCTGAATTTCACAGGCAGCCAGCTTAGTTTCCGTGATATGAGGCCGGTCGGAGCCGGCAATATAACCCGGTACCATATTCAAACCTCCATACAGGGATTGACCATCTGGGAGGTTTCCAAACCGGGATCCATCATAATTCCAACGGTTTCAGCAGAATCCGGAGGCATTTCAATAAAAATCCCTTCTGATACATTAAAGGAATTCATAGTCTTTGACGGGACGCAGTTTTTTACACCGGAATTTATTGAAAAGGTCGAAAACCAGAATTTGCATAACCTGCAGCCAGTCGATCTCGTCATCGTTACTTACCCGTTATTCCTGGAACAGGCTCACCGGCTGGCCGATTATCACCGTCAGTGGGATGGTATGACAGTCCACGTGGTTACCCCGCAGCAGATATACAACGAATTTTCATCGGGAGCCCAGGATGTCAGTGCTATCCGTGATTTTATGAAAATGTCGTATGACCGCGCGGAAAGAGGGCAGGAGCCCCGGTACCTGTTACTTTTTGGCGATGCCTCTTATGATTACAAGAACCTTACAGCAAAAGATAATAACATGGTGCCGGCATACCAGTCGAGGGAGTCGTTGAAATCTGGCGCCTCATTTGTCACTGATGATTTCTTCGGATGCCTTGATGCCGATGAAGGCAGCAACGGTTCGGGAACAATGGACATCGGTATTGGCAGGTTCCCCGTGCAATCGGTAGAGGAGGCTGAGGCGATGGTAGATAAAACTTTCCATTATATGATGCCGGACCGGGAAAACTATGGTCCCTGGCGCAATTCGATTGTTTACATCGGCGATGACGAGGACAATAATATTCACCTTGGACAGGCTGAAGGCCTGGGATTGATCACCGATTCCCTTGGGCCGGTATACAATGTCAATAAAATTTATCTCGACGCCTACCAGCAAATGCAAACACAGAGCGGGATAAGAATTCCCGATGCCAATGCCGCCATTGACAAGGCCGTCAACGATGGCTGCCTGATCATCAATTATACCGGTCATGGCGGTGAGACAGGATGGGCGATAGAAAAGGTGTTGAATATTCCCGCTATCCAGTCTTATAAGAACTTAACGCACATGCCGGCATTTGTAACTGCTACCTGTGAATTCAGCCGGTATGATGATCCCGGGCTGGTCTCTGCCGGTGAGCTGGTTTTTCTGAACACGGAAGGCGCCGGCATCGGGTTATTCACGACAACCCGGCAGGCTTATTCCCAGTCTAATTATGCTTTGAACAAGCGGTTTTACTATGAGGCCTTTGTCATCGACAGCCTGAGCGGTGAATATCCGCGGATGGGCGACCTGATAAGGGTTGCCAAGACCCCTTCCAACCAAAATATCAAGAATTTCGTTTTGCTTGGCGATCCGGCGCTCATGCTGGCCTACCCGAAGATGCGGGTTCGTACTGACAGCATAATGAATGAAGGCAACGGAAGGCGGGTTGATACACTGCAAGCGCTTTCACGGGTTACAATTTCGGGACATGTTGAAGACCTGCTGGGTAATAAATTGGTAGGATATAACGGGGTGCTTTATCCGTCAGTCTATGACAAACCGGTACGATATAAAACACGGGGAAATGACCCGACCAGTAAGATAGTTGACTTCTATATCCAGGATAAAGTAATTTACAAAGGTGAGATTTCCATAACTAATGGGGAATTCAGCTTCACTTTCGTGGTACCACTTGATATTTCATACCAGTTCGGGGAAGGAAAGATCAGCTATTACGCCCTGGATACGTTTAACCTGACCGATGCCCATGGATACGACCCGGTCTGGATAGGCGGGAGCGACAGTCTTGCAATCGCGGATGAGTCAGGCCCGTCGATAGAGCTTTATCTTAATACGATCTCTTTCATATCAGGTGATATCACCACGCCTGACCCGCTGCTCATCGCCAGGCTTTACGATGAAAGCGGCATCAATACCGTTGGAAACGGGATTGGCCATGACCTCGTGGCGATCGTGGATGGGAATTACCAGGAACCACTGATTTTGAATGATCATTTCACCCCTGAAACCGACAGCTATCAGAAAGGCCAGATACTATACCGGCTCGGGCCCTTGCCCAATGGGACCCATACCCTTACCCTCAAGGCGTGGGATGTGCTGAACAATTCGTCGGAGAAAACCATAGAATTTCAGGTCAATGTCGGGGCAAGGCTGGCCATCAGTAACGTTTACAATTATCCCAATCCCTTCAGGGAAGGAACTAATTTTATTTTCGAACACAACAAACCCGGCTCCACGCTGGATGTTACGGTCAGAATTTATAACCTGACAGGCCAGCAGGTGACGACATTACAGTACTCTTTTCCGACAGAAAGCACCCAATCAGGCTCTTTATACTGGAATGGCCGGGATGCATCCGGAAATGAACTTCCTGCCGGTTTATATGTTTATCACCTGCAGGTGGAATCGGATGACGGATATTTATCATCCACATCCCAAAAATTCTTGCATTTCAAATAA
- the porV gene encoding type IX secretion system outer membrane channel protein PorV yields the protein MKRRFIIVLIVSIYTCVSYGQSYDSNAAGQDYTVITTAVPFLIIAPDARSGGMGEVGVASDPDANSMHWNPAKYAFIDKKFGFGLSYSPWLRKLVNDINLAYLTGFYKIDDRQTIAATLLYFSLGDITFTDEFGMEKGNYNPNEFSLDATYSRKFSEVISGAVAARFIYSNLTLGQYVQGAETNAGTSIAADVSVYYHKEVDLGNMGSEISWGINLSNIGNKISYSKTASKKDFIPTNLRIGAGLKMNFDDYNSLAVLLDFNKLQVPSPPIYLLDSDNNPVYDAQNNPVIAKGMDPNVSVVPGIIQSWYDAPDGFSEEMREWAIAFGLEYWYAKQFALRTGFFYEDQYKGNRKFFTVGAGLRYSVFGLDLSYLIPLEQQNPLENTLRFTLYFNFDPAKGSSQPLPK from the coding sequence ATGAAAAGAAGATTTATTATTGTTTTGATAGTTTCAATTTACACTTGCGTGTCTTATGGGCAGTCGTATGATTCTAACGCTGCAGGACAAGACTACACTGTTATTACTACAGCCGTACCATTTTTAATCATAGCCCCCGATGCCCGTTCCGGGGGGATGGGAGAGGTTGGGGTAGCTTCAGATCCTGATGCCAATTCGATGCACTGGAACCCTGCCAAATATGCTTTTATTGATAAGAAATTCGGCTTTGGGCTTTCTTACAGCCCCTGGCTTCGCAAGCTGGTGAACGACATTAACCTGGCTTACCTTACGGGTTTTTATAAGATCGATGACCGGCAGACTATTGCAGCGACATTGCTTTATTTTTCCCTCGGCGATATTACGTTCACCGATGAATTCGGAATGGAAAAAGGAAATTACAATCCAAATGAGTTTTCATTGGATGCCACCTATAGCCGGAAATTCAGTGAGGTGATCTCCGGTGCAGTTGCAGCTCGCTTCATTTATTCCAATCTGACTTTAGGTCAGTATGTCCAAGGCGCTGAAACCAATGCGGGGACTTCCATCGCAGCCGATGTATCAGTATATTACCATAAAGAAGTGGACCTCGGTAACATGGGCAGTGAAATTTCATGGGGGATTAACCTGTCGAACATCGGCAACAAGATATCTTACAGTAAAACTGCTTCTAAAAAGGACTTTATCCCTACAAACCTTAGAATCGGAGCAGGATTGAAAATGAATTTTGACGATTATAACTCTTTGGCGGTTTTACTTGATTTTAACAAGCTGCAGGTGCCTTCACCGCCGATTTACCTGCTTGATTCAGACAACAACCCGGTCTATGATGCTCAAAATAACCCGGTAATTGCAAAAGGTATGGATCCGAATGTATCCGTTGTACCGGGGATCATACAGTCGTGGTATGATGCGCCTGATGGGTTCAGTGAGGAGATGCGTGAATGGGCCATCGCTTTTGGTTTGGAATACTGGTATGCCAAACAATTTGCTCTCCGTACCGGGTTTTTCTATGAAGACCAGTACAAGGGCAACCGCAAATTTTTTACTGTCGGCGCCGGTTTGCGTTACAGCGTGTTCGGGCTTGACCTGTCGTACCTTATTCCATTGGAACAGCAAAATCCCCTTGAAAACACCCTCAGGTTCACCTTGTATTTTAATTTTGATCCTGCAAAGGGAAGCAGTCAACCATTACCTAAATAG
- a CDS encoding AAA family ATPase — translation MSFLSGILSAFPFEPTKGQKELAEMLEVFIADKDARTVFMLKGYAGTGKTSFVSAMVKVLPLIRKKAVLLAPTGRAAKVLAGYAGQPAWTIHKRIYFQRMGRDGSISLVLQKNLYRNALFIVDEASMIAASYTEKGHVFSSRNLLDDLMEYVGDGESCKLLLIGDSAQLPPVGMPVSPALDLEFLKSRYNLKIYQYELTEVMRQSLESGILFNATRIRDIIASGKVSFPLFNLDNRKDVIRITGEDLEDLLHTAFSSAEHAETVVVCRSNKRANMFNREIRNRILFMENEISSGDFLMVVRNNYFWLEPQSGPGFIANGDIIEVLRIQQTEELYGFRFADVTIRLVDYPDEPTLDVKILLDVLMADTPALPDEAQKRLFGLVLDEFNDIPQRALRMEKVRTNPYYNALQVKFSYALTCHKTQGGQWQHVFIDQGYLKEDMIDYEYLRWLYTALTRASLKVYLLGFQDKLFSI, via the coding sequence TTGTCTTTCCTTTCCGGCATACTGTCAGCATTCCCTTTTGAGCCTACTAAAGGCCAAAAGGAACTGGCTGAAATGCTTGAGGTTTTTATTGCCGATAAAGATGCCCGCACCGTTTTTATGCTTAAAGGTTATGCTGGTACCGGTAAAACCAGTTTTGTCAGCGCCATGGTCAAAGTATTGCCCCTGATCCGGAAAAAGGCAGTTCTGCTGGCTCCGACTGGAAGGGCTGCCAAAGTTTTAGCAGGCTATGCCGGCCAGCCGGCCTGGACCATCCATAAACGCATCTATTTCCAGCGGATGGGCCGGGATGGAAGCATTTCCCTTGTTTTGCAGAAAAATCTTTACAGGAACGCGCTCTTTATTGTTGATGAGGCCTCAATGATTGCCGCATCGTACACGGAAAAGGGTCATGTGTTTTCATCCCGCAACTTGCTGGACGATTTGATGGAATATGTGGGTGATGGGGAATCTTGCAAACTGCTGCTGATCGGTGACTCAGCACAGCTCCCGCCCGTCGGAATGCCGGTGAGCCCGGCACTCGACCTGGAATTCCTGAAGTCACGCTATAACCTGAAGATATATCAGTATGAACTGACGGAAGTGATGCGCCAATCGCTCGAATCAGGTATCCTGTTCAATGCGACCCGCATACGGGATATCATTGCATCGGGTAAAGTTTCCTTTCCCCTTTTCAACCTGGACAACCGGAAGGATGTCATCAGGATAACCGGAGAAGATTTGGAGGATTTATTGCATACCGCATTTTCTTCTGCTGAACATGCTGAAACTGTCGTGGTCTGCAGGTCCAATAAAAGGGCCAATATGTTCAACCGGGAAATCCGGAACCGCATCCTTTTCATGGAAAATGAAATCTCTTCCGGCGACTTCCTCATGGTGGTAAGGAATAATTATTTCTGGCTGGAGCCCCAATCAGGACCCGGGTTTATCGCTAACGGAGATATCATCGAAGTATTGAGGATACAGCAGACGGAAGAACTTTACGGGTTCAGATTTGCTGATGTGACCATCAGGCTGGTGGATTATCCTGATGAACCAACCCTCGACGTAAAGATCCTGCTCGATGTTCTGATGGCAGATACTCCGGCCCTTCCGGATGAAGCACAAAAGAGGCTGTTTGGCCTCGTTCTGGACGAATTCAACGATATCCCCCAGCGGGCCCTCCGCATGGAAAAAGTAAGGACTAATCCTTATTACAACGCTTTGCAGGTCAAATTTTCCTATGCCCTGACCTGCCATAAAACCCAGGGCGGTCAATGGCAGCATGTCTTTATCGACCAGGGATACTTGAAAGAGGATATGATTGATTATGAATACCTTCGGTGGTTATATACCGCGCTGACAAGGGCTTCCCTGAAAGTTTACCTTCTTGGATTTCAGGATAAGCTTTTCTCTATTTAG
- the porU gene encoding type IX secretion system sortase PorU produces the protein MRKSVFTVSFILASLLLTAGEESYHRTIRWKDLQEIRVNEEETAMMAYFEGAQYTDESGGLPLYSENFPLPAMTSGISAHIENMVFDVAPEGFAKINGIDLVKLEIELSAGISYERKRPYAGISFIPVRKNPYNGQFEILISFDIIITSTQGIAAAREFAGNYATVSVLATGEWYKISVIQTGIHQITYGDLQNMGINPSSIDPRHIRLYGNGGGMLSESLTDYRHDDLAENSIFVAGESDGHFDQQDYILFYGESPHKWKYQAFGQAFNHEQNIYSDSTCYFLTTDLGPGKRVSGQPSFTEPPNAYVTKFTDYACHEKDLFNLVNTGRVWYGEVFDVSTTYDFNYSFPDIDVTSPAYFRAYVAAKSKVATSFKFFNGNDQVMSANISSLPLSSDTFARAYIGSEWFTPSSGDINIRITYQKIISTSLGWLNYFEINVTRNLVFSGAQMSFRDPASVAPGTIAEFTLGNAGQNVRVWNVTDPTNALRVETVQSGGSQVFRLPHDTLSEFIAFDGSSYLPVMFVKKVENQNLHGAGPREMIIITNSLFREQAERLAAYHAAADGLSVLVTDIGQVYNEFSSGAPDLTAIRDFMKMLYDSAPEGEEPEYLLLFGDASFDYKDVKEKNSNLVPTWEDDESLTIVYSIATDDYFGFLDGPGDNLLDIGIGRFPVQTIEQATVAVDKVIHYATNSSIVMKDWRNYICFVADDEDANLHLNQAEEMSVFIDTNYGVYNVDKIYVDAFPQISTPGGQRAPEVNKAINNRIDKGCLIMNYTGHGGEVGWGHERFLENSDINSWTNYDRMPIFITATCEFSRYDDPDRVSAGEYAYLNPKGGAIAMFTTARATFGGSNFNLNTALFDIMFERNGDEFYCFGDLIRLAKNQGGVVDNDKKFILLGDPALHLAYPRHEVVTTRINGEDISSMPDTLKALSKITVEGEVLLASKGSGGFKGTIYPIVFDKPSRITTLQTDPTSHPNTFELQNNILYKGKAQVTDGKFSFTFIVPKDIAYQYGFGKISYYASNDEEDAHGFYRNILVGGFNPSVEPDDTGPAVQLYMNDELFHFGGLTDENPHMLSFVSDNSGINTVGSGIGHDIVAILDGNTEKPIILNDFYEADLDSYTRGTIRYPFHNLEEGLHTLSLKVWDVFNNSGEAYLEFFVIKSEKFIVDELNNYPNPFTEGTTFVFSHNQAEGKLDVSLSVFDLNGQIVKTFEKSIIPAGYRSELIYWNGRDDSGYPLSKGMYIYRIQVRNEAGQTDGKAGKLILLK, from the coding sequence ATGAGAAAATCAGTCTTTACTGTTTCTTTTATCCTTGCATCGTTGCTCCTGACAGCCGGGGAGGAAAGTTACCATAGGACAATCAGGTGGAAAGACCTGCAGGAGATCCGGGTGAATGAAGAAGAAACAGCTATGATGGCTTATTTTGAAGGCGCGCAATATACAGATGAATCCGGCGGTCTTCCGTTATATTCTGAGAATTTTCCCTTGCCGGCTATGACCTCAGGGATTTCGGCCCATATTGAAAACATGGTTTTTGATGTTGCTCCGGAGGGTTTTGCAAAGATTAATGGAATAGACCTCGTGAAACTTGAAATAGAACTTTCTGCAGGCATCAGTTATGAAAGGAAGCGGCCTTACGCGGGCATTTCATTTATACCTGTCCGTAAAAACCCGTATAACGGCCAGTTTGAAATACTCATTTCCTTTGATATCATAATTACTTCAACTCAAGGCATTGCAGCGGCAAGGGAATTTGCAGGAAATTACGCAACTGTTTCGGTTTTAGCTACCGGTGAATGGTACAAAATATCGGTCATACAGACCGGCATTCACCAGATTACTTACGGCGATCTTCAGAACATGGGAATAAACCCGTCTTCCATTGATCCCCGCCATATCCGTTTATATGGCAATGGGGGCGGGATGCTTTCAGAATCACTGACGGATTACAGACATGACGACCTGGCAGAAAACAGCATTTTTGTTGCCGGTGAAAGCGACGGCCATTTTGATCAGCAGGATTATATTCTTTTTTATGGTGAATCGCCCCATAAGTGGAAGTACCAGGCGTTCGGCCAGGCATTTAATCATGAGCAAAATATTTACAGTGATTCCACCTGTTATTTTCTGACAACGGACCTTGGCCCCGGGAAAAGAGTTTCCGGCCAGCCCTCCTTTACAGAACCACCGAATGCATATGTCACCAAGTTTACCGATTATGCATGCCATGAAAAGGATCTGTTTAACCTTGTCAATACCGGAAGGGTTTGGTACGGAGAGGTTTTTGATGTGTCCACAACCTACGATTTTAATTATAGTTTCCCTGATATCGATGTGACCAGTCCCGCTTATTTCAGGGCTTACGTTGCTGCAAAATCGAAGGTTGCCACTTCTTTCAAATTTTTTAACGGGAACGACCAGGTCATGTCGGCAAATATCAGCAGCCTTCCGCTTTCATCAGACACTTTTGCACGGGCTTATATCGGGAGCGAATGGTTTACACCTTCTTCCGGGGATATAAACATCAGGATCACTTACCAGAAAATTATCTCCACTTCTTTGGGCTGGCTTAATTATTTTGAAATCAATGTTACCAGGAACCTGGTTTTTTCAGGAGCCCAGATGTCATTCCGCGACCCTGCCTCTGTGGCCCCGGGAACGATTGCCGAATTTACCCTGGGCAATGCCGGTCAGAATGTCCGGGTCTGGAATGTTACTGATCCGACAAATGCCCTGAGGGTTGAAACTGTACAATCAGGCGGCAGCCAGGTTTTCCGGTTACCCCATGACACGCTTTCGGAGTTCATCGCCTTTGATGGAAGCAGTTACCTCCCGGTTATGTTCGTTAAAAAAGTGGAAAATCAAAACCTTCATGGTGCCGGACCAAGGGAAATGATCATCATTACCAATTCTTTGTTCAGGGAACAGGCCGAGCGTCTTGCCGCCTACCATGCAGCCGCGGACGGCCTGTCAGTGCTGGTCACTGATATCGGACAGGTTTATAATGAATTCTCTTCCGGAGCACCGGACCTTACTGCCATCAGGGACTTTATGAAGATGTTATACGACAGCGCCCCGGAAGGTGAGGAGCCAGAATACCTGTTGCTCTTCGGCGATGCTTCTTTTGATTATAAGGATGTGAAGGAGAAAAATTCCAATCTCGTACCCACCTGGGAAGATGATGAATCCCTGACCATTGTCTATTCGATTGCAACAGACGATTATTTCGGTTTTCTTGACGGGCCGGGAGACAACCTGCTGGATATCGGCATCGGGCGCTTCCCGGTTCAGACTATTGAACAGGCCACGGTTGCTGTGGATAAAGTCATCCATTACGCGACTAATTCTTCCATCGTGATGAAAGACTGGCGCAACTACATCTGTTTTGTTGCTGATGATGAAGATGCCAACCTTCACCTGAACCAGGCGGAAGAGATGTCAGTATTTATAGATACCAATTACGGCGTTTACAATGTCGATAAGATTTATGTGGATGCTTTTCCACAGATCTCAACCCCGGGGGGGCAGCGGGCGCCGGAAGTCAATAAAGCGATCAATAACCGGATCGATAAGGGTTGCTTAATTATGAATTATACAGGTCATGGGGGTGAAGTAGGCTGGGGTCACGAACGGTTCCTCGAGAATTCCGATATCAATTCATGGACCAATTACGACCGTATGCCGATCTTTATTACGGCAACCTGTGAATTCAGCCGGTATGATGACCCGGACCGGGTTTCTGCAGGAGAGTATGCTTACCTTAATCCCAAGGGTGGCGCCATTGCCATGTTCACCACGGCCCGTGCCACTTTTGGCGGATCCAATTTCAACCTGAACACGGCCTTATTCGATATCATGTTTGAGAGAAACGGCGATGAATTTTATTGTTTCGGCGACCTGATCCGGCTGGCTAAGAATCAGGGCGGAGTTGTCGATAATGACAAAAAATTTATCCTGCTCGGGGATCCTGCACTCCATCTGGCTTATCCCCGGCATGAAGTGGTGACTACCCGTATAAACGGAGAGGATATATCTTCCATGCCTGATACGCTGAAGGCTTTAAGCAAGATAACGGTTGAAGGGGAAGTGTTGCTGGCATCAAAAGGCAGCGGGGGATTTAAAGGGACCATCTACCCGATCGTCTTTGACAAGCCTTCACGGATTACAACCCTCCAGACAGACCCTACCAGCCACCCGAATACTTTCGAATTGCAGAACAATATTCTATATAAAGGTAAAGCGCAGGTGACCGATGGTAAATTCAGTTTCACGTTCATCGTGCCTAAAGATATTGCTTACCAGTATGGTTTCGGCAAGATCAGCTATTATGCTTCCAATGATGAAGAGGACGCACATGGATTCTACCGCAATATCTTAGTGGGCGGCTTCAACCCATCCGTCGAACCGGATGACACCGGCCCGGCTGTTCAGTTATACATGAACGATGAGCTTTTCCATTTTGGAGGATTAACGGATGAAAACCCGCACATGCTTTCATTTGTAAGTGATAACAGCGGGATCAACACGGTCGGCAGCGGCATCGGGCATGATATCGTAGCGATACTTGACGGGAATACGGAAAAGCCCATCATCCTTAACGATTTTTATGAAGCAGACCTCGACAGTTACACCAGGGGAACCATTCGCTATCCTTTCCATAACCTGGAGGAAGGGTTGCACACACTTTCCCTTAAAGTATGGGATGTGTTTAATAATAGTGGGGAAGCATACCTGGAATTCTTTGTCATAAAATCTGAAAAGTTTATTGTTGACGAACTGAATAATTACCCCAATCCATTTACAGAAGGCACCACTTTCGTATTTTCGCACAACCAGGCAGAGGGGAAACTGGATGTCAGCCTCAGTGTATTTGACCTGAACGGCCAAATCGTCAAAACATTTGAAAAAAGCATCATTCCGGCCGGCTACCGTTCTGAGCTGATTTATTGGAATGGCCGTGATGATTCGGGCTACCCTTTATCAAAAGGCATGTATATTTACCGTATTCAGGTCAGGAATGAAGCAGGACAGACCGATGGTAAAGCCGGAAAGCTGATTTTGTTGAAATAA